DNA sequence from the Deltaproteobacteria bacterium genome:
GGCCATTGAGGAGGAGATGGCCAACGCGAAGAACGTCAAGTATCTTGTCAGCAAAGAATGATGACTTTGTAAAAAGTCATCAAGGCGCCCATTTGGGGCGCCCAAATCAACAACTTGCATCGCAAATTGTTGATTTGTAAGGAAAGTGAAAATGACACTTTTCGCTTTCCGTTAAGTAAAAAGCCATGAATGGACTTTTTACGACCCTATCAAAGAATAGATATTAGGTTCATCCGGATAATGCGTACCTTAAATTATTATTTTGCTGTCATTGCGAGGAGCATCGAGGGAGACGAGAGTGACGCGGCAATCCCGGGCGGAGCTGAAAAGATCGTCACGGCGCCCTCCGGCTGCTATGGGATCGCTTCGCATGGGTTACAGCTCGCGATGACGAATGGTGGGGTATGATCCACTCCACATCCAGGTACTCATTTCCCGGATGATCCAGATATTAAGAAAGTCGGTTCATCCTGGAAATGAGTACCTGGACGTGAAACCATGGTGAAATAACTGGCACTTCCTTAAAGTCAATTTACCACAGTCACGCCGATGGCGTGATCGAAGGGCGTGACCGATCGAAGGTCACACCACAGGGCAGCCTCCAAGCGGCTGCACTGTGGTGAAACAATACGTCCTGTCACGGTGCGCCGTTCCTTAACCCCAAGATTTAAGGTTTTATCCGTGGACTCCGTCCATGATGTTCCCCCATTCGCATCAGGATTATCTATGAGTCGCCGACATGAAAAAGAGAGCGGTCCGGACAACGTCCGTATCCACGTTCGCGTGAAGCCAAGGTCATCCAGAGAAGCTATTGAAGGATGGGAAGACGGCGTTCTCGTAGTACGGTTGACCTCGCCGCCGGTTGAGGGCGCGGCGAATACCGCTCTGGTTAAACTCGTATCAAAAACGCTTAAAATAGCACGGAGCAGGATTCGGATCGTATCAGGCGAAAAATCCCGGAATAAGGTCCTGGATGTAAGTGGACTGGCCATGGACGATATCGCTGAGAGGCTCCATTGAAAATCCGTATTCCGCTTATCCTGTTGGTGCTTGCGGCCGTTTTACAGCTGACCGTGGCAACTGCCCCTGCAAAACCTCTGCATGACGATGCCTGGAAGGTTTTGTCGGACCCCCCCGTTGAGGTCAAGTATCGCGGGCGCTCGACCAAACTGGCTGAGGATGTCCTGATGAAAGCCTCCCAATTTCTGGAAGAGGTTTCAGGTTTACTGGGGCTTCCGGTGGGGGGGCCGTATTCGATTTTTCTCGCGGGCAGCAAGGAGGAGTTTGTTTCACTCCAGCCTGCTGCTTCCTCAGCTCCCGAATGGGCGGGCGCCCTTACCTATCCACGCTACGGGGTGGTTATTTTGATGACCCCAGGCGCGCTTGGGGAATCGGGGAGGCAATACTGGTCTCTGCTTGAACACGAGATAGTGCATCTCGTCATGGGTG
Encoded proteins:
- a CDS encoding YggU family protein, whose protein sequence is MSRRHEKESGPDNVRIHVRVKPRSSREAIEGWEDGVLVVRLTSPPVEGAANTALVKLVSKTLKIARSRIRIVSGEKSRNKVLDVSGLAMDDIAERLH